A part of Verrucomicrobiota bacterium genomic DNA contains:
- a CDS encoding PAS domain S-box protein codes for MALYFFIKKKNNPAKSTSSPKQNYILSLVASRTHNSVVLTDATGKIEWVNDAFTRLTEYKINEVQGRKPGDFLQGEETDPNEKVRMKVALSKGEGFYTEVINYAKSGRKYWVGIEVQPLHNDKGVLTNYMAIETDITLRKNNESRLIKVNNAFLHFQTDPSGNMRLLLQLFKDLMNCSLVIYYYNDGQGQKILLSEGDTIPESLGNPFYEFNWNAANPHKKGINAGHLGELKLSSIIEEYLKLKKYDGYVVASTSAGCTMGFYLENKRELAIDSFKVIEIISSALSVEQLRKKSLDDTQRFISLVENSRDLIFLTRADGTVTFLNRVACMSFNIESSEKAVGLSCLEFLDPSVHFIYQNEVIQSVLDKGYWQGELRLKDRKEGFIDVQSTVFVTHESAGTQANGLAFVNRDITVRKYNESLVQELLQLQSGILDGASYSIIATDDKGVIRAFNKSAEHILGYNAEEVIGIHTLQIIHDNNEVVARAKEISEESGEKIEPGFEVFVYYSRRGYNEEREWTYVRKDGTRIPILLSVSSLRDAQGNISGFVGMAADLTLRKEAEAALKISEERVRLGMESSQHALWDWNIQTGEVYYDDFWARMLGYELGELKPTIETWKESVHPFDMPFVEKILHEHWSGETPFYEAEYRAKCKSGNYIWILARGQLVARDQNGEPMRMMGTNQDITRIKELQDVLRQAKDNAEAATRAKSEFLANMSHEIRTPLNGVIGMTSLLYNTELNEQQHDFVNTIRSSSNILLSVINDVLDFSKIEAGKIEMDNRPFDLHSAIQEAIDLLSPGASEKSIELMYYIGQEVPNWIIGDETRLKQVIVNIVGNAIKFTQKGEVFLEVDIPESDGARSSGILTKLVDIRFMVRDTGIGIDESKIERLFKSFSQVDNSTTRHYGGTGLGLAISRKLLLMMGGDIDVKSELENGSVFTFHILVQIHTSSRNKRGNIPLADDILKNKRVLCIDDNPTNLRILKLNLEYVGMVTVCVPGAKEAFEVIMQEPKFDVGIIDYMMPEVDGIGFSKRLENDFKERGFPMILASSLESSEKFKQLEYASFNRVIIKPFNIPRLLMAIKEILGGIVPPDQNKSSEADLGAQLGKIYPLKVLLAEDNLTNQKVAKLILAQMNYQADIASNGLEAVQKSMVNEYDLIFMDISMPELDGLEATQKIKKEIPAYSRPYIIALTANAMSEDRQKCIDAGMNDYLSKPIITIKLNESITRYMDTVHPYFSSVRAQELVDMAQDPSDDFLTDILAQIRPEIQKSITKLQVAISEQKSDTLLHLGHAIKGNGLNVGLNRMAFYARFLERLTDVDWDVVDQYTQMLIESFETGMIEMALFYQNKGIRFPDQNS; via the coding sequence TTGGCTCTCTATTTTTTCATCAAGAAAAAAAATAATCCCGCCAAAAGTACATCATCACCTAAACAAAATTATATCCTTTCTTTAGTCGCTTCCCGTACTCACAATTCAGTAGTCCTGACGGATGCCACGGGGAAGATTGAATGGGTCAACGATGCATTCACTCGTCTAACGGAATATAAGATTAATGAAGTTCAGGGACGTAAACCCGGTGATTTTTTACAGGGTGAAGAAACAGATCCTAATGAAAAAGTAAGAATGAAAGTTGCTTTATCAAAAGGGGAGGGTTTTTATACAGAAGTAATAAATTACGCTAAGTCAGGACGTAAATACTGGGTGGGAATAGAGGTGCAGCCACTTCACAATGATAAAGGGGTACTGACCAACTACATGGCTATTGAAACGGATATCACACTCCGTAAAAATAATGAATCCCGATTGATTAAGGTAAATAATGCCTTCCTGCACTTTCAAACGGATCCGTCCGGTAATATGAGGCTCTTGCTCCAGTTATTCAAGGATCTGATGAATTGTTCCTTGGTTATTTATTACTATAATGACGGGCAAGGACAAAAAATATTGTTAAGTGAAGGGGATACTATCCCAGAATCACTTGGTAACCCGTTTTATGAATTTAACTGGAATGCCGCTAATCCACATAAAAAGGGGATTAATGCCGGTCATCTTGGGGAGCTCAAACTCTCGTCGATAATTGAAGAATATCTCAAACTAAAAAAATATGATGGATATGTGGTGGCCTCGACATCTGCAGGATGTACAATGGGGTTTTATTTGGAAAATAAAAGGGAACTGGCTATAGACAGCTTTAAAGTGATTGAAATTATTAGTTCAGCCCTTTCGGTTGAACAGCTCAGAAAAAAATCCCTCGATGATACACAACGATTTATCTCTTTGGTGGAAAATAGCCGTGATTTAATTTTTCTCACGAGAGCAGACGGGACTGTGACATTTTTGAACCGCGTGGCATGCATGTCATTTAATATCGAAAGCTCTGAAAAAGCAGTTGGCTTGTCTTGCTTAGAGTTTTTGGATCCTTCGGTGCATTTTATCTATCAGAATGAGGTTATTCAATCGGTCTTAGATAAGGGGTATTGGCAGGGGGAACTCAGGCTAAAAGATCGAAAAGAAGGCTTTATCGATGTACAAAGCACTGTTTTTGTTACCCACGAAAGTGCAGGAACCCAAGCCAATGGTTTGGCTTTTGTGAACCGGGATATTACGGTACGTAAATATAATGAATCATTGGTTCAGGAGTTACTCCAGCTTCAATCTGGAATTCTGGATGGAGCAAGTTATTCAATCATTGCGACAGATGATAAAGGTGTGATCAGGGCTTTTAATAAATCCGCCGAGCACATATTAGGTTATAACGCAGAGGAAGTTATCGGTATCCATACACTGCAAATCATTCATGACAATAATGAGGTGGTGGCACGCGCTAAAGAGATATCGGAGGAATCCGGGGAAAAAATCGAACCGGGCTTTGAGGTTTTTGTATATTATTCGAGAAGGGGATATAATGAGGAAAGGGAATGGACTTATGTTAGGAAGGATGGCACCCGTATTCCGATCCTTTTGTCAGTTTCCTCCTTGAGAGATGCACAAGGTAATATTTCAGGTTTTGTCGGAATGGCGGCGGATTTAACCTTAAGAAAGGAAGCTGAGGCGGCCTTGAAAATCAGTGAGGAACGGGTAAGGCTGGGCATGGAGTCTTCACAACACGCTTTGTGGGATTGGAATATTCAGACAGGCGAAGTTTATTACGACGACTTTTGGGCGAGGATGCTTGGGTATGAGCTCGGTGAGCTTAAACCGACGATTGAAACATGGAAGGAGAGTGTTCATCCCTTTGACATGCCTTTTGTTGAGAAAATTCTACATGAACATTGGTCGGGGGAAACTCCCTTTTATGAGGCTGAATACCGTGCGAAATGTAAATCGGGTAATTACATTTGGATTTTGGCGCGAGGACAACTTGTCGCGAGGGATCAAAATGGGGAACCCATGAGGATGATGGGGACAAACCAAGACATTACACGGATCAAGGAACTCCAGGATGTCCTCCGGCAGGCGAAAGACAATGCGGAAGCGGCAACAAGGGCGAAAAGCGAATTTCTTGCCAATATGAGCCATGAGATCAGGACTCCTCTGAATGGGGTGATCGGGATGACCAGTTTATTGTATAATACAGAACTCAATGAACAACAGCATGATTTTGTTAATACAATCCGCTCAAGCAGCAATATTCTTTTATCCGTCATCAATGATGTCTTAGATTTTTCTAAAATCGAGGCGGGGAAAATCGAAATGGATAACAGGCCTTTCGACCTGCACTCGGCGATCCAAGAGGCGATTGATTTATTGAGTCCGGGGGCATCCGAAAAATCAATAGAATTAATGTATTACATAGGTCAAGAGGTTCCAAACTGGATTATCGGGGACGAAACGAGATTAAAGCAAGTCATTGTAAATATCGTCGGCAATGCGATAAAATTCACTCAGAAAGGTGAGGTTTTTCTGGAAGTGGATATCCCGGAATCTGATGGCGCTCGTTCTTCCGGTATATTAACTAAGCTTGTGGATATCCGGTTTATGGTGAGGGATACCGGAATAGGTATTGATGAAAGTAAAATAGAAAGACTTTTTAAGAGTTTTAGCCAAGTGGATAATTCAACCACAAGGCATTATGGAGGAACGGGACTCGGCTTGGCGATTTCAAGGAAACTACTCCTCATGATGGGCGGGGATATTGATGTCAAAAGCGAACTTGAGAATGGTTCTGTATTTACCTTTCATATCTTGGTTCAAATTCATACTTCCTCACGCAATAAAAGGGGAAATATTCCTTTGGCTGATGATATTCTTAAGAATAAACGAGTGCTTTGTATCGATGACAATCCTACGAATCTCCGCATTTTAAAATTAAATCTTGAGTATGTAGGCATGGTGACTGTCTGTGTTCCGGGGGCAAAAGAGGCTTTTGAAGTGATCATGCAGGAGCCGAAGTTTGATGTCGGGATTATTGATTATATGATGCCAGAAGTGGATGGTATCGGTTTTTCAAAACGACTTGAAAATGATTTTAAGGAACGGGGGTTCCCAATGATCTTGGCTTCCTCACTGGAAAGCTCTGAAAAATTCAAACAATTAGAATATGCTTCATTTAATCGGGTGATTATCAAACCCTTTAATATACCTAGGCTTTTGATGGCTATTAAAGAGATTTTAGGAGGGATAGTACCCCCTGATCAAAACAAGTCATCTGAGGCCGATTTGGGAGCTCAATTGGGTAAAATCTATCCATTAAAAGTTTTGCTCGCTGAGGATAATTTAACTAATCAGAAAGTCGCAAAATTGATACTTGCCCAAATGAATTATCAGGCGGACATCGCCTCGAATGGATTAGAGGCGGTTCAGAAATCAATGGTAAATGAATATGATCTGATATTTATGGATATTTCAATGCCTGAACTCGACGGGTTAGAGGCTACCCAGAAAATAAAAAAAGAAATCCCTGCTTACAGCCGCCCCTATATTATCGCACTAACAGCAAATGCGATGAGTGAGGACCGCCAAAAATGCATCGATGCAGGAATGAATGACTACTTAAGTAAACCTATCATCACAATTAAGCTTAATGAGTCAATAACCCGTTATATGGATACAGTTCATCCATATTTCTCTTCGGTGCGTGCCCAAGAACTAGTAGATATGGCACAAGATCCCTCTGACGACTTTCTGACGGACATCCTCGCCCAAATCCGGCCTGAGATTCAGAAATCAATTACCAAACTCCAAGTGGCTATTTCAGAGCAGAAGTCGGATACTCTTCTCCATTTAGGACATGCAATCAAAGGAAACGGTTTAAATGTTGGACTAAACAGGATGGCTTTTTATGCGCGGTTCCTAGAACGTTTAACGGATGTGGATTGGGATGTTGTTGATCAATATACACAAATGTTAATTGAATCATTTGAGACAGGAATGATTGAAATGGCGCTCTTTTATCAGAATAAAGGGATCAGGTTTCCTGATCAGAACTCCTGA
- a CDS encoding glutamate synthase subunit beta — MGKATGFMEIDRQTPVDEAPLERINNWNEFHEHMPEAKLREQGARCMDCGIPFCHSGTLISGMASGCPINNVIPEWNDLVYKGLWHEALDRLHKTNNFPEFTGRVCPAPCEGSCVLGINAPPVAIKTIEEAIIERGFEEGWVQPNPPAIRTGKKVAVVGSGPAGLSCAAQLNKAGHSVTVFERADRIGGLLMYGIPNMKLDKQLVVQRRVDLMKAEGVTFITSIEVGKDYPAEKLQKDFDAIVLCGGATKPRDLLIPGRSLKGVNFAMEFLHQNTKTLLDEKPSERYISAKDKNVVVIGGGDTGTDCVGTSLRHGCKNVIQLEILPKPPTQRAGDNPWPEWPKVYKMDYGQQEAAAKYGDDPRQYLVTAKEFIDDGNGNVSGIRIVNIQWGKDDKGRFAPQDVAGSERVIEADLVLLAMGFLGPEDTVLSALKVERDERTNAKAEHGKFSTNIPGVFAAGDMRRGQSLVVWAINEGRGAARECDRYLMKETQLP, encoded by the coding sequence ATGGGTAAAGCGACAGGATTTATGGAAATCGACCGCCAGACGCCGGTGGATGAGGCACCTCTGGAAAGGATAAATAACTGGAATGAATTCCACGAGCACATGCCAGAGGCTAAACTGCGTGAACAGGGAGCCCGTTGCATGGATTGTGGTATTCCTTTTTGCCATTCAGGAACCCTGATTTCTGGTATGGCCTCCGGTTGTCCGATTAATAACGTCATTCCTGAATGGAATGATTTGGTTTATAAAGGACTTTGGCACGAAGCCCTCGACCGTCTTCATAAAACTAATAATTTTCCCGAATTCACAGGCAGGGTGTGTCCTGCCCCTTGTGAAGGTTCATGTGTTCTGGGTATCAATGCCCCTCCAGTCGCGATCAAAACCATAGAAGAAGCGATTATTGAACGTGGATTTGAAGAGGGTTGGGTCCAGCCTAATCCCCCGGCTATCCGCACAGGCAAAAAAGTGGCTGTGGTGGGATCCGGTCCTGCAGGGTTATCTTGTGCCGCACAATTAAATAAGGCGGGTCATTCTGTTACTGTTTTTGAGAGGGCCGACCGTATAGGAGGCCTCCTGATGTACGGGATACCGAATATGAAACTGGATAAACAACTCGTCGTACAGCGTCGTGTGGACCTGATGAAGGCCGAAGGTGTGACGTTTATTACAAGTATAGAAGTCGGTAAGGATTATCCGGCAGAAAAACTCCAGAAAGATTTTGATGCAATAGTCCTCTGTGGCGGCGCGACAAAACCACGTGATTTGCTAATTCCGGGACGTTCCCTCAAGGGGGTGAATTTCGCCATGGAATTCCTCCATCAAAATACCAAGACACTTTTGGATGAAAAACCTAGCGAACGTTATATCTCGGCTAAAGATAAAAATGTTGTTGTTATCGGTGGTGGAGATACAGGGACGGATTGTGTGGGGACTTCCCTGCGCCATGGTTGTAAAAATGTTATTCAACTTGAGATATTGCCGAAACCTCCTACCCAACGGGCAGGGGATAATCCATGGCCCGAATGGCCTAAGGTATATAAAATGGATTATGGCCAACAAGAGGCAGCGGCCAAGTATGGGGATGATCCACGCCAGTACCTTGTTACTGCTAAAGAGTTTATTGATGATGGTAACGGAAATGTCTCGGGGATTCGTATTGTCAATATCCAATGGGGTAAAGATGATAAAGGCCGTTTTGCCCCCCAAGATGTCGCGGGGAGTGAACGGGTTATCGAGGCTGATCTCGTGCTTTTGGCGATGGGATTCCTTGGGCCGGAAGATACGGTTCTGTCTGCCTTAAAAGTTGAACGCGACGAGCGCACAAATGCTAAAGCTGAACACGGAAAATTTTCTACAAATATTCCGGGAGTTTTTGCAGCAGGGGATATGCGTCGGGGTCAGAGTCTCGTCGTTTGGGCGATCAATGAGGGGCGTGGTGCTGCGCGTGAATGTGATCGTTATTTAATGAAGGAAACACAACTTCCCTAA
- the gltB gene encoding glutamate synthase large subunit, with amino-acid sequence MQEQGLYDPKFEHDACGVGFVVNIKGKKSHDIVKQGLEILVNLTHRGACGCENNTGDGAGILIQMPHDFFKKVCPAEKIDLPEFGQYAVGMVCLPHDEKQREDFQKRFETIVISEGLTVLGWRTAPVNNSMIGKTALAAEPVTRQIFIRRNPTIKNDLDFERKLYLIRRQAENQIRYGNLPGNNFFYVGSLSYKTIVYKGMLMSEQVGPYYKDLEDPSVTTALALAHSRFSTNTFPSWDRAHPYRYIAHNGEINTLRGNVNWLRARHSQLAAEVWGDDIKKILPIANEDGSDSAMFDNCFEFLVLSGRSLPHAMMMMIPEPWSGNEGMNTDKKAFYEYHSCLMEPWDGPASVAFTDGFSIGATLDRNGLRPSRYYVTKDDMVIMASEVGVLDVAPERILQKGRLQPGRMFLIDTIEGRIISDEEIKNKIATEKPYSTWIHENLMDLVDLPEPVHASEPEHRTILQKQQAFGYTYEDQRVLVGPTASSGVQPLGSMGTDTPLAVLSNKPQLLYNYFKQLFAQVTNPPIDSIREEIVTATDIYVGTEQNLLQPSPLSCRLIRLPWPVLDNEELEKLRHIKRDGFKSITIPMVFPIAEGEKGLEKALDSIFAQASKAVQEGVNIIILSDRSISKDIAPIPAVLATGGLHHHLIREGTRKRVGIVLESGEPREVHHFAVLIGYGANAVNPYMAFETIDDMIHQGLLTGVDHKKAVKNFIKGTVKGVVKTMSKMGISTVQSYHGAQIFEAVGIARSVVDRYFTGTATRIEGINLAVIVDEVRQRHSVAFSDRPVDNDVLEVGGQYQYRKEGEFHLFNPESVHKLQQACRTNSFKTFQDYTKLIDGQAKNLCTLRGLLEFGAPTPIPIEEVESVDSIVKHFKTGAMSYGSISKEAHEALAIAMNRLGGKSNTGEGGEDSDRFTPDANGDSRNSAIKQVASGRFGVTSHYLTNAREIQIKMAQGAKPGEGGELPGSKVYPWVAKTRHSTPGVGLISPPPHHDIYSIEDLAELIHDLKNANRAARISVKLVSEVGVGTIAAGVAKAHADVVLISGHDGGTGASPLSSIKHAGAPWELGLAETHQTLVLNQLRSRIVVETDGQLKTGRDVVIAALLGAEEFGFATAPLVVLGCIVMRVCHKNTCPVGVATQDPVLRAKFMGSPDHVVNFMRFIAEEMRGYMAQLGFRAINEMVGRTDKLQVNKAIEHWKAKGVDLSRILYQPPMGPEVGRYCQIPQDHGLDQSLDLTLLLDKCKPALEKGEKVTVESRILNTNRVVGTILGNEVTKKYGELGLPEDTIQLNFKGSAGQSLGAFIPRGITIRLSGDANDYVGKGLSGGKIIVAPPEASTFVAEDNIIIGNVALYGATQGEIYIRGVAGERFAVRNSGVTAVVEGVGDHGCEYMTGGRVVVLGSTGRNFAAGMSGGIAYVLDAKGDFAPHCNKQMVGLEKVEDQQEIDELKKLIEKHSELTGSGRARHVLKLWEDMVPRFVKVMPKDYKRMFDSIARVKKEGLSDEDAIMRAFEENARDEARAGGN; translated from the coding sequence ATGCAAGAGCAAGGTTTATACGATCCGAAGTTTGAACATGATGCCTGTGGTGTTGGATTTGTCGTCAATATCAAGGGCAAGAAGTCGCATGATATTGTGAAACAAGGCTTAGAGATCCTTGTGAATTTAACTCATCGTGGGGCCTGCGGTTGTGAAAATAATACAGGGGATGGAGCTGGAATCCTGATTCAGATGCCCCATGACTTTTTTAAGAAAGTTTGTCCTGCCGAGAAAATTGACCTGCCGGAATTCGGACAATATGCCGTCGGTATGGTTTGCCTTCCCCATGACGAAAAACAGAGGGAAGACTTCCAGAAACGTTTTGAGACGATTGTGATCAGCGAGGGGTTAACCGTGCTCGGGTGGAGAACGGCCCCGGTCAATAACTCCATGATTGGGAAAACAGCTTTGGCTGCTGAACCTGTGACGCGGCAAATATTTATTAGACGTAATCCAACGATTAAAAATGATCTGGATTTTGAGAGAAAACTTTACCTGATCCGCCGCCAAGCTGAGAATCAAATCCGTTATGGCAATTTGCCGGGTAATAATTTCTTTTATGTCGGCAGCCTGTCGTATAAAACAATCGTCTATAAAGGTATGCTCATGAGTGAGCAGGTCGGCCCCTATTATAAAGATTTAGAAGATCCCAGTGTTACCACGGCCCTGGCCCTGGCCCACTCGCGTTTCAGTACAAATACATTCCCGAGCTGGGATCGGGCACATCCTTACCGTTATATCGCTCACAATGGTGAGATTAACACATTGCGCGGGAATGTGAACTGGCTCCGCGCCCGCCATTCGCAGCTCGCTGCCGAAGTCTGGGGTGATGATATCAAAAAAATCCTCCCGATTGCTAACGAAGACGGCAGTGACTCAGCCATGTTTGATAACTGTTTTGAGTTCCTTGTTCTTTCCGGTCGTTCTTTGCCGCATGCCATGATGATGATGATTCCTGAGCCTTGGTCCGGGAATGAAGGGATGAATACCGACAAAAAAGCCTTTTATGAATACCATAGCTGCCTGATGGAACCATGGGATGGGCCTGCATCAGTGGCCTTTACGGACGGATTCAGTATCGGAGCGACTTTAGATCGTAACGGGCTGCGTCCTTCCCGTTATTATGTCACAAAAGATGATATGGTTATTATGGCCTCTGAAGTAGGAGTTCTCGACGTGGCCCCGGAGCGTATTCTTCAAAAGGGGCGTTTACAGCCGGGACGCATGTTCCTGATTGACACCATTGAGGGGCGTATTATCTCCGATGAGGAGATCAAAAACAAAATCGCCACTGAGAAACCATACAGTACATGGATTCATGAAAATCTTATGGATTTGGTCGACCTGCCGGAACCCGTGCATGCCTCAGAGCCCGAGCACCGCACTATTCTCCAAAAACAACAGGCTTTCGGATACACATATGAGGATCAACGTGTCCTTGTCGGACCCACAGCCTCCTCTGGGGTGCAGCCCCTCGGTTCGATGGGTACAGACACACCCTTGGCTGTCTTGTCAAATAAACCGCAGTTGCTCTATAATTATTTCAAACAACTTTTCGCCCAAGTCACTAATCCCCCGATTGATTCGATCCGTGAAGAGATTGTTACTGCCACCGACATTTATGTAGGCACCGAGCAAAACCTGCTCCAGCCCTCTCCCTTGAGCTGCCGGTTAATTCGTTTGCCTTGGCCAGTTCTGGATAATGAGGAACTTGAAAAACTCCGCCATATCAAACGCGACGGATTCAAATCCATTACAATACCCATGGTTTTTCCGATTGCAGAAGGGGAAAAAGGCCTAGAAAAAGCCCTTGATTCCATTTTTGCACAGGCGAGCAAGGCCGTTCAAGAAGGGGTGAATATTATTATTCTTTCTGATCGCAGTATATCAAAAGACATTGCCCCCATTCCGGCCGTATTAGCTACTGGTGGTCTCCACCACCATTTGATCCGTGAAGGCACCCGTAAACGTGTCGGCATTGTGTTAGAGTCCGGTGAACCGCGTGAAGTCCACCATTTTGCCGTCCTGATCGGATATGGGGCAAATGCAGTCAATCCATACATGGCCTTTGAAACGATCGATGACATGATCCATCAGGGGTTACTCACGGGTGTAGACCATAAAAAAGCCGTTAAAAACTTTATTAAGGGAACCGTTAAAGGTGTTGTCAAAACAATGTCTAAAATGGGTATCTCGACAGTCCAAAGTTACCACGGGGCCCAAATTTTTGAGGCTGTCGGTATCGCTCGCAGTGTAGTGGACCGTTATTTTACCGGTACAGCGACACGCATCGAAGGGATTAACCTGGCTGTCATTGTGGATGAAGTCCGCCAGCGCCATTCCGTGGCATTTAGCGATCGACCTGTGGACAATGATGTCTTGGAAGTTGGCGGTCAATATCAGTACCGTAAAGAAGGTGAATTCCACTTGTTTAACCCCGAGAGCGTTCATAAGCTCCAACAAGCTTGTCGTACAAATAGCTTCAAGACATTCCAAGATTACACAAAGCTTATTGACGGGCAGGCAAAGAACCTTTGCACTTTGCGTGGCCTCTTGGAGTTTGGAGCACCGACGCCGATTCCGATCGAGGAAGTCGAATCAGTCGATTCGATTGTAAAACATTTCAAAACAGGTGCCATGTCGTATGGTTCCATCAGCAAGGAAGCCCACGAAGCTTTGGCCATTGCGATGAACCGTTTAGGAGGAAAAAGTAATACAGGTGAAGGGGGAGAAGATTCCGACCGGTTTACACCCGATGCTAATGGGGACAGCCGGAATAGTGCCATTAAACAGGTGGCCAGCGGACGCTTTGGAGTTACGAGCCATTACCTGACTAATGCCCGTGAGATTCAAATTAAAATGGCCCAAGGGGCTAAGCCGGGCGAGGGTGGGGAATTACCGGGATCAAAAGTATACCCATGGGTCGCCAAAACCCGACATTCGACACCCGGTGTGGGATTAATTTCTCCTCCCCCCCATCATGATATTTACTCGATTGAAGATCTTGCGGAGCTGATTCATGACCTGAAAAATGCTAACCGTGCTGCACGCATCAGTGTGAAACTCGTCTCTGAAGTCGGAGTGGGAACAATTGCTGCGGGTGTCGCCAAGGCCCACGCCGATGTTGTTTTAATCAGCGGACATGATGGTGGAACGGGGGCGTCCCCACTTTCCAGCATTAAACATGCTGGTGCCCCGTGGGAGCTTGGACTAGCTGAAACCCATCAAACACTCGTCCTTAACCAGCTCCGGAGCCGGATTGTTGTTGAGACCGATGGTCAGCTTAAAACAGGACGCGATGTGGTCATTGCAGCCCTCTTGGGTGCTGAGGAATTTGGTTTTGCTACTGCGCCGCTCGTTGTTCTCGGGTGCATCGTCATGCGGGTATGCCATAAGAATACCTGTCCGGTCGGGGTGGCCACACAAGACCCAGTTCTCCGTGCGAAATTCATGGGGAGCCCGGATCATGTTGTTAATTTCATGCGCTTTATCGCTGAAGAAATGCGTGGATATATGGCTCAACTGGGATTCCGCGCAATCAATGAAATGGTCGGGCGCACAGATAAATTGCAAGTCAATAAAGCCATTGAGCATTGGAAAGCCAAAGGAGTGGATCTTTCGAGGATTCTATATCAACCTCCGATGGGACCGGAAGTCGGGCGTTATTGCCAGATTCCCCAAGACCATGGATTGGATCAATCCCTTGATTTAACCTTGCTTTTGGACAAGTGCAAACCTGCCCTTGAAAAAGGTGAAAAAGTCACTGTGGAAAGCAGGATACTTAATACCAATCGTGTTGTTGGGACTATTCTGGGTAATGAAGTGACGAAAAAATATGGTGAGCTCGGACTGCCCGAGGATACTATCCAATTAAATTTCAAAGGATCTGCCGGGCAAAGCCTCGGGGCATTTATTCCCCGTGGCATCACGATTCGCCTGTCGGGAGATGCAAATGACTATGTCGGTAAAGGCTTGTCAGGTGGTAAAATTATTGTTGCCCCCCCAGAAGCTTCTACTTTTGTTGCTGAAGACAATATCATTATCGGCAATGTCGCCCTTTACGGTGCCACCCAAGGGGAAATTTATATCCGTGGGGTGGCCGGTGAACGTTTTGCCGTTCGTAACAGCGGGGTGACGGCTGTTGTCGAGGGTGTGGGTGATCACGGATGTGAATACATGACGGGAGGACGCGTAGTGGTCCTTGGCTCCACTGGCCGGAATTTTGCGGCTGGAATGTCTGGGGGAATCGCCTATGTCCTCGACGCCAAGGGTGATTTTGCCCCGCATTGTAACAAGCAAATGGTCGGGCTGGAAAAAGTCGAGGATCAACAAGAAATCGATGAACTCAAGAAATTGATCGAGAAACACTCGGAACTCACTGGCAGTGGCCGGGCCCGTCATGTACTGAAGCTTTGGGAGGATATGGTTCCTCGTTTTGTGAAAGTGATGCCGAAGGATTATAAACGAATGTTCGACTCGATCGCACGTGTTAAAAAAGAAGGTCTCAGTGATGAAGATGCCATCATGCGTGCCTTTGAAGAAAATGCACGTGATGAAGCCCGTGCGGGTGGAAATTAG
- a CDS encoding PIN domain-containing protein, with protein MTFLDTNILLYTISHGSTDQAKVEKAREILRRDDLALSVQVLQEFYVQATRPTRTQPLSHGDATALISLWLRFTVVDISVSVMQTALYLKNRYQISYWDAAILAAATSIGCTELLSEDINPGQAYDAVHVIDPFL; from the coding sequence ATGACCTTCCTAGACACAAATATTCTTCTCTACACCATTTCACACGGATCGACGGACCAAGCCAAGGTGGAAAAGGCGCGTGAAATCCTCCGGCGAGACGATCTTGCCCTCTCTGTACAAGTTTTGCAGGAGTTCTATGTCCAAGCCACTCGCCCCACCCGCACTCAACCACTTTCCCATGGCGATGCCACCGCTTTGATTTCCCTCTGGCTTCGATTCACTGTGGTCGATATCTCAGTGTCGGTCATGCAGACGGCTCTATATCTAAAAAACCGTTACCAGATTTCCTATTGGGATGCTGCAATCCTTGCCGCCGCCACGAGCATCGGCTGCACCGAGCTCCTGTCGGAAGACATTAACCCCGGCCAAGCCTACGATGCCGTCCACGTCATCGACCCCTTCCTATAA